The genomic segment CGTTTGAATTGGGCCTCAGGCTTCGTCGGTGGCTTCGCCTTCTTCGAACTCGACCTCGGAGGCCACAAGGTCGAGCTTTTCGAGCATGTCTTCCTTGGTCATCGGCTTGATGACATAGGCATCGGCGCCGCAGGTGTAGCAGCGCTGGAGGCTCTTCTCGTCGCTGTCGGCGCTCACCATGATGATGGCCGTGTTCTCAAGCTCCGAGATGTTCTTGATTGCCCGGCAGACCACGTCGCCGTTCATCAGCGGCAGGTTGAGGTCCAGGAACACCACGTGGGGGCGCTGCTCCTTGATGGCGCGCAGCGCCGCCATGCCGTCGGTTGCGGAGGTGATTTCGGCGTCGGTGTCCGCCAGAAAACGGGTTTCTTCATCAATGACTGCCTGGACATCGTCGACCAGCAGCACTCGCAGACTTGCCATAGCTGTCCCCGGCTCGGTGCCAATTCCTTGAATGCTGCCAGTCTATTCGGGTTTGTAACGATTGGGCAACCCATGGCCGGCAAGGCCGGAGCATCCCTATGAAAGGCCTCCGGGGGCGTTGCCCGGCAGGAAATGCCATGCTACACAATGCCGCCTGCGAGGGCCCCTTGGGAGCCTCCCGAGGCTCTCGCAGATGATTGCGCAAAAGCGATCAAATGGGGCAGTAGCTCAGTTGGGAGAGCGCCACGTTCGCAACGTGGAGGTCGTCGGTTCGATCCCGATCTGCTCCACCAGCCTACGCGCCGCGTAAAGCGCGTCGCTTCGGCTGGCAGACCATTCTTTCCCTCAGATTTTTCATTCGTTGATTCATCGCATGCGGCGCGCAGGCTGCCCGACGTAGCCTTGGCCTAGTCGGGCTTCTGTGGCCGCCTCCAGCGCTACGTATGGCGGGTCAGCCCATTTCCAGACATCACCGGACTACGATTTCTCGAGCATCTTCCTGCGTCGGGCCAGGTCAGCCTTGGCATTGAATTTCAGAAGCGCGAAGACACCCTCGAGGTCAATTTCGTCGGGGTCGAGTTGCCACTGCAGGAAGATCCCCTCGAACACGCCGATCTGGATGGCGGCCGCGCGTTTGGCCAGCTTGGGATCGATGGAGGGGAAGCCCGCGATCATCTCGCCTGCGATGGTTTCACGGAACTTGCGGTAGATCCCGCGAATGCGATCGCGCACGGCCGGGTCCTCGCGGCTG from the Chrysiogenia bacterium genome contains:
- a CDS encoding response regulator: MASLRVLLVDDVQAVIDEETRFLADTDAEITSATDGMAALRAIKEQRPHVVFLDLNLPLMNGDVVCRAIKNISELENTAIIMVSADSDEKSLQRCYTCGADAYVIKPMTKEDMLEKLDLVASEVEFEEGEATDEA